Proteins encoded together in one Telopea speciosissima isolate NSW1024214 ecotype Mountain lineage chromosome 4, Tspe_v1, whole genome shotgun sequence window:
- the LOC122657983 gene encoding cysteine-tryptophan domain-containing zinc finger protein 7-like isoform X2 has protein sequence MLSVGSRDGRKGLGFAVGGEMEEIELEEGEACDYQDDNASIDPDVALSYIDEKLQDVLGHFQKDFEGGVSAENLGAKFGGYGSFLPTYQRSPSVWSQPRSPPKVQNNNMQRSPNHLSLENSSVPSSAPFAVRLGPASSSAAAPPVSRVPSVDNSVKRDVCSYPARASVEFSPKHECVNKPVNPNDQKTLKVRIKVGPESTSVKKNAEIYSGLGLDMSPSSSFDDSPAESGGLSPESRNSPDESPTIILQIMTSFPVPGGLLLSPLRDSLLRLSENEKLQRDGRSGPEYKGSQESSGVLVDDSSSVVGISEVVGERKIKSMEKNNRSLEVKNGSGKDFGNDITSLLKKEIDIETTAGRELVSNALKLSLLSSSKFSIGDTAKGAVKAPDISRVANKVVVKEKVFSSDLAKEEALESVPSQDVDVVDKQSAKISSADKVLDLRKDRSKGNKSYDICVTESDATKGRKDLDGGITAAPKQKVGQKATSHEQDGVKRPHVKEQLSSSGKKKSKGSQSDGTPAAEFPKESLKLVSSSASKDKKRNSQAGDYPLKSKSDDVKSRKDLGKTMDNHRDSISESVVEKAEDRVDSLEMPFKDRQNDSKPEFFDKEAHTLSDKPKHRSSGTKVGNQLASEAYPRATLTVAPLMENRPVSDAVHPLPPSVVIKENWVGCDKCQKWRLLPFGMEPTVLPEKWLCSMLNWLPGKNRCDISEEETTRALYAAYQTPVTEGQNNMHSQLDAAASGVTLDEVQRLDQNHHNLSLRALPSSAKKRHGLKEVSSAANHMGSIHFSSSTKKNQQPSAKSRSLNDVNQLPLESNLVNKPVFQQLSKSGDLAVDKRMHKQKEKQKLLESYLDGGVSKHSKTKSKREADQNEYRSSKKVKTEGMYYTDEEWNSDLGIAQPCSSSGLPAKAPGKDPNKFNEHFSLKDSKHEGKDSFPVSAKKLKDRVQNSLDGGAAQDLAKSNKMDAAAKKRKVKEWQENQIYLDPSSGHHFQDSRGSVKEETSESERPKEKKAKASKSEAKESSTSKGDGRTDKKGQVTKILLSGSRDQPVDGVEEGGTFCMDKGEQLGQYRGVKKGSQRSVDVVDSLKKDLGYGQPSMATTSSSSKVSGSRKTKTNFQEVRGSPVESVSSSPLRFSNPEKLISAGRDMLGKDDAMNCGVSVMGSPRRFSDGEGDGGSDRSGMVRKEKTFSVLHHGALESPVLDYQDKEADHTFIGKGNMQVESSSEFENTHLVNGDARTTDRHNRYQNDPWAKDHDPNEERVNNGHYRVNGSLPRKSGMGSSSRSKEKHRSSKSGFDKGKVKLSDSFSEQEDMYAMKSSRYEAETESHDRSPYHQEIREGKYSFQDKCAAKSNKNEKTYSGKKDSVGKWSSESSRRENQSKLGGHEGADVKLGATCSKDGKSNAQQNILQGREGERSSSRFLSDKNDKMDVASGRGKSQFFPHSVDKQETQTRCPRTMPVGASDGLLVDASGSGGDALKVSSHPRKPDNHNGASHSNLRHPTPNGLVGVRDLNAPSPARRDSSGQAAANTALKEAKALKHSADRLKDPGSELERTGLYFEAALKFLYGASLLEPFSNEATRSKNVYGETAMLCGFCAHEYEKFKEMAAAAMAYKCMEVAHMKVIYSKHFTASKDQIELQNALKVVPGESPSSSASDIDNLNNQAAVDKIAVTKDNSSQVAGNHVIVARNRPTFERLLGFTRDVTSAMEASRKSQNAFGAANASLEESQLGEGISFVKRVLEFSFHDVEGLLRLVRLAMQVISR, from the exons atgcTCTCTGTGGGGAGTAGGGATGGGAGGAAGGGGTTAGGGTTTGCTGTTGGAGGAGAGATGGAAGAGATTGAACTCGAAGAAGGTGAGGCTTGCGATTACCAGGACGACAACGCAAGCATCGACCCTGATGTTGCTCTCTCTTATATC GATGAGAAGCTTCAAGATGTCTTGGGCCATTTTCAAAAGGATTTTGAAGGTGGGGTTTCTGCAGAAAATTTGG GGGCAAAATTTGGTGGGTATGGTTCGTTTTTACCCACTTATCAACGCTCTCCTTCAGTTTGGTCTCAACCAAGAAGTCCACCGAAAGTGCAGAACAACAATATGCAAAGATCACCAAACCATTTGTCACTGGAG AACTCTTCAGTTCCATCAAGTGCACCCTTTGCCGTCAGGCTTGGACCTGCTTCTAGCAGTGCAGCAGCACCACCTGTTTCAAGGGTCCCATCTGTGGACAATTCTGTTAAAAGAGATGTCTGCTCGTATCCTGCTCGTGCCTCTGTTGAATTCAGTCCCAAACATGAGTGTGTAAATAAACCGGTCAATCCAAATGACCAGAAAACACTAAAGGTTCGAATTAAAGTAGGTCCGGAGAGCACTTCAGTAAAAAAGAATGCTGAGATCTACAGTGGTCTTGGCCTTGATATGTCTCCTTCATCATCATTTGATGATAGCCCCGCTGAAAGTGGAGGGCTGTCTCCTGAATCTCGAAATTCTCCCGATGAATCTCCAACTATTATACTTCAG ATTATGACATCTTTTCCGGTCCCTGGTGGTCTCTTGCTATCGCCTCTTCGTGATAGTCTGCTTCGCTTATCAGAAAACGAAAAACTTCAAAGAGACGGTAGAAGTGGGCCCGAGTACAAGGGTAGCCAGGAAAGTTCTGGCGTGCTAGTGGACGATTCTTCTTCTGTAGTGGGGATTAGTGAAGTGGTGGGAGAAAGGAAAATTAAGTCAATGGAGAAAAATAATAGATCTTTGGAAGTGAAGAATGGGAGTGGTAAGGATTTTGGGAATGACATTACCTCTCttttgaagaaggaaatcgaCATTGAGACCACAGCTGGCAGGGAGCTTGTTTCTAATGCCTTGAAACTTTCACTTTTATCCAGCTCAAAATTTAGTATAGGAGACACAGCAAAAGGTGCGGTCAAGGCTCCTGATATTTCTAGGGTAGCTAATAAGGTTGTGGTGAAGGAGAAAGTATTCTCTTCTGACTTAGCGAAGGAGGAAGCCTTGGAGTCGGTGCCCAGCCAAGATGTGGATGTGGTTGATAAGCAGAGTGCAAAGATTAGTTCTGCAGACAAGGTATTGGACCTGAGGAAAGATAGGAGCAAAGGTAACAAGAGCTATGACATATGTGTAACTGAATCAGATGCTACCAAGGGGAGGAAAGATCTTGATGGTGGAATCACAGCTGCTCCAAAACAGAAGGTTGGGCAGAAAGCCACATCCCATGAGCAGGATGGAGTGAAGAGGCCCCATGTTAAGGAGCAGCTATCTTCCAgtggaaaaaagaaatcaaagggaAGCCAAAGTGATGGAACCCCTGCTGCAGAGTTCCCGAAGGAAAGCTTGAAGCTTGTTTCTTCTTCAGCATCAAAAGATAAGAAGAGAAATAGCCAAGCTGGTGATTACCCGTTGAAAAGTAAATCAGATGATGTTAAATCACGTAAAGACTTGGGCAAGACCATGGACAATCATAGGGATTCAATAAGTGAGTCGGTAGTGGAGAAAGCTGAGGATAGAGTAGATTCTTTGGAAATGCCTTTTAAAGACCGGCAGAATGACTCAAAGCCTGAGTTTTTTGATAAAGAGGCTCACACATTGTCAGACAAACCAAAACACAGATCAAGTGGTACAAAGGTGGGTAATCAATTGGCATCAGAGGCATATCCAAGGGCAACCCTGACAGTTGCTCCTTTAATGGAAAATAGGCCTGTTTCTGATGCAGTTCATCCACTTCCACCTTCTGTTGTTATAAAAGAAAATTGGGTTGGCTGTGATAAATGTCAAAAATGGCGTCTTCTACCGTTTGGCATGGAGCCCACAGTCCTTCCAGAGAAGTGGCTTTGCAGCATGCTTAATTGGCT GCCTGGAAAGAACCGGTGTGATATTAGCGAAGAAGAAACAACAAGAGCTCTGTATGCGGCATACCAAACCCCTGTCACCGAGGGTCAGAATAATATGCATAGTCAGCTTGATGCAGCTGCATCAGGAGTAACCTTGGATGAGGTCCAGCGTCTTGACCAAAACCACCATAATCTTAGTTTGCGGGCTCTGCCTAGCAGTGCAAAGAAGAGACATGGTTTGAAGGAAGTATCAAGTGCAGCTAACCACATGGGGTCCATTCACTTTTCAAGTTCTACAAAGAAGAATCAACAGCCGTCTGCCAAGAGTAGAAGCTTAAATGATGTGAACCAACTTCCTTTGGAATCCAATCTTGTGAACAAGCCCGTCTTCCAGCAATTAAGCAAGTCAGGTGACTTGGCTGTGGATAAACGCATGCATAAACAGAAAGAGAAGCAGAAGCTGCTTGAATCCTATTTGGATGGAG GTGTTTCCAAGCACTCAAAAacaaagagcaagagagaagctGATCAGAATGAATATAGATCTTCTAAGAAAGTGAAGACAGAAGGCATGTATTATACTGATGAAGAATGGAATTCTGACCTTGGGATTGCCCAGCCCTGCTCAAGTAGTGGTTTGCCAGCTAAGGCACCTGGAAAGGATCCGAACAAATTTAATGAGCACTTCTCTTTGAAGGATTCAAAGCATGAGGGCAAAGACAGTTTCCCTGTTTCTGCAAAGAAACTTAAGGATCGAGTTCAGAATTCTTTGGATGGAGGGGCTGCCCAGGATTTGGCAAAATCCAATAAAATGGATGCCGCTGCTAAGAAGAGGAAAGTGAAGGAGTGGCAGGAGAATCAGATTTATCTAGATCCAAGTAGTGGACATCACTTCCAGGACAGCAGGGGTTCTGTGAAGGAGGAGACCAGTGAAAGTGAACGCCCGAAGGAGAAGAAGGCCAAGGCTTCTAAGTCTGAGGCAAAGGAGTCCAGCACGAGTAAGGGGGATGGTAGAACAGACAAAAAGGGTCAGGTGACCAAAATCCTCTTGTCCGGAAGTAGAGATCAACCAGTTGATGGAGTGGAAGAAGGGGGCACATTTTGTATGGATAAGGGTGAACAACTGGGGCAATATCGAGGAGTAAAAAAAGGGTCTCAACGGAGCGTGGATGTTGTAGATTCATTAAAAAAGGATCTTGGATATGGACAGCCTTCCATGGCTACTACTTCCAGTTCTTCAAAAGTTTCGGGATCTCGTAAAACTAAAACCAACTTCCAGGAAGTGAGAGGTTCACCGGTAGAATCAGTTTCATCTTCTCCTTTGAGGTTTTCCAATCCAGAAAAGCTTATATCGGCAGGAAGAGATATGTTAGGAAAAGATGATGCAATGAACTGTGGTGTCTCTGTTATGGGTAGCCCAAGAAGATTCTCTGATGGGGAAGGGGATGGTGGGAGTGATCGGTCTGGTATGGTAAGGAAGGAGAAAACTTTTTCTGTGTTACATCATGGAGCCCTGGAGTCTCCTGTTCTGGATTATCAGGACAAGGAAGCTGATCACACATTTATTGGAAAAGGGAACATGCAGGTTGAATCTTCTTCTGAATTTGAaaacacccatttggtgaaTGGTGATGCTCGTACCACAGATAGGCATAACCGATATCAGAATGATCCATGGGCCAAGGACCATGACCCCAATGAGGAGAGGGTAAACAACGGTCATTACCGTGTTAATGGTTCTCTTCCTCGGAAGTCTGGGATGGGGTCCTCGTCACGGTCTAAAGAGAAGCACAGAAGTTCCAAGTCTGGTTTTGATAAGGGTAAGGTCAAGCTCTCTGATTCATTCAGCGAGCAGGAAGACATGTATGCAATGAAGAGCTCGAGGTATGAGGCAGAGACTGAATCTCATGACCGTTCTCCTTATCATCAAGAAATAAGGGAAGGGAAATACAGCTTTCAGGATAAATGTGCTGCAAAGTCTAATAAGAATGAGAAGACTTACTCGGGTAAGAAAGATTCTGTAGGGAAATGGTCAAGTGAAAGCAGTAGAAGAGAAAATCAATCGAAACTTGGGGGACATGAGGGTGCTGATGTGAAATTGGGTGCCACTTGCAGCAAGGATGGGAAATCCAACGCACAGCAAAATATACTGCAGGGTCGTGAGGGTGAGAGGTCCTCTAGTCGGTTTCTTTCAGACAAAAATGATAAGATGGATGTAGCATCGGGGAGAGGGAAGTCGCAATTCTTCCCACATTCTGTGGATAAACAGGAAACACAGACTCGATGTCCCCGAACAATGCCAGTAGGTGCATCTGATGGTTTGCTTGTTGATGCTtctggtagtggtggtgatgcatTGAAAGTTTCAAGTCACCCTAGGAAGCCTGATAACCATAATGGAGCTAGTCATAGTAATTTGAGACATCCTACACCCAATGGTCTTGTCGGGGTCAGGGATCTCAATGCTCCAAGTCCAGCTAGAAGGGATTCCTCTGGTCAGGCTGCTGCTAATACTGCGTTGAAGGAAGCCAAAGCTCTAAAACACTCTGCTGATCGTCTCAAG GATCCTGGCTCAGAACTTGAAAGGACTGGGCTATACTTTGAGGCGGCTTTAAAGTTTCTTTATGGTGCCTCACTTTTAGAACCTTTTAGCAATGAGGCTACCAGATCCAAGAATGTGTACGGTGAAACTGCCATGCTATGCGG